CATCAACAGTTAATGATGATATTTGTTGAATTCTCCCAAATTAAAAAGAAAAATTATGGATCTCAAAGCGCACAAACTTTAGTTAAAAAATTACAGGATTTCATCAGTGACCATTTCTATCCCTGTTCGAATGAAATCTTGTTTGAACTAGGGAAAATGTACGCCAGTGGCGGTGACTTCACTAAAAACATCGATGAATTTGCTGGCAGTGGCACGGCAAAATTTGTCCACCAAGCCATTGCTTATTATTGTCAATAACACTTTAAATCAGCTTGCTTAGTCCCAGGCGATCAATTTAGATCATATAATCAAAATTCACAAAAATTAAATTTATCTTGCTTTTATTCATGGACTTGGCTATGATAAATGAAATTATGAAACCGTCAATGAGGAAGTAACATTAACCAACTAATCTCAAGCGAGGACGAAGGGTGAGAGCGTCTGATTAGTCTAATGGATGGGCCTCGGAGGGTATGGTGAACTGAAGAGTAGCCATAACGGATTGACCCCCGTTAAGTGGGTTGTGTGATAAGCGAAACAGCTTATCTCGAGAGGATCGCCCGAGCGATCAAGTAAGGTGGCACCGCAGGTAGAAAAGCACTTGTCCTTAGAACATTAATTTTTAATGTTTTATGGATAAAGGCTTTTTTATTTGTAAATAAAACTTATGACGAAGGAATAGCTAAGTCACTAGCTTAGAGCAAGAGCGTGTTGATGGAAGACGTTTAGTTAGTCTTAGCGATGGGCCTTCGGAAGGCTTGCCAAGGGCTTAATTAAAGCTAAAAGCAAGACGCAAGGCTGGCGTTATCAGCAGCCGGGCGGTCAGATCAACCGCTCCTAAGTGGGCATCAGAAGATGCCAAGCAAGGTGGTACCGCAGGTTAAGTAACTTGTCCTTATAACTAATCACAAATTGGGTTAGTTATGGGGGCAAGTTTTTTGTATATAAAGATAAAAGGAGAGAATATCAATGAAAACAGCAATCGAACAATTAATTAAACACCAAGACCTATCTTACCAAGAATCCTACCAAGCGATGAAGGCCATGATGTCTGGCCAAGTCAGCCAAGCGCAAATGGCTGCCTACTTGACTGCCCTAGCTATCAAAGGGGCCAGCGACCAGGAAATCGCTGGGGCTGCAGCCGCTATGCGTGACCAAGCCAAGGCCCTTGAAACCGATCGCGACACCTTAGAAATTGTGGGGACAGGTGGCGACCAATCCTACTCCTTCAACATTTCAACGACCGCTTCCCTAATCATTGCCGCAGCCGGCGTCCCCGTTACTAAGCACGGCAACCGGTCAGCCTCTTCCAAATCAGGTGCAGCTGACTGTATCGAAGCGCTGGGCATCAACCTTTACCAAGATCCTGACCTAGCCAATCAATTATTGGACCAAGTCGGCATCTGCTTCCTCTTTGCTCAAAACTACCACCTCTCCATGAAAAATGTCAGTGGTGTCCGCAAAGACCTAGGGATTAAGACCGTCTTCAATATCTTAGGCCCGATTACTAATCCTGCTAAACCCAAATACCAAGTGCTGGGTGTCTATCAAGAAGACTTGATCCAACCCATGGCTAAGGTGATTAAGAACTTGGGTGTTGAGCGTGGCCTAGTGGTTTACGGCCAAGACGGCATGGATGAAATTTCCATCTCCGCTCCAACTTCAGCCCTCTTCTTCGACGGTGATTACGAAGAAAGCTTCATCATCAAGCCTGAAGACTACGGTTTCCCTAAATACCAAAAAGCTGAAATCGTTGGCGGAAGTCCAGCAGAAAACGCCCAAATTACTATTGATATCCTCACTGGTAAAGAACAAGGGGCCAAACGCGATATCACTCTCCTCAATGCCGCTGCTGGTCTCTACGCTGCCAGAAGAGTAGACAGTTTAAGAGCAGGAATTGACCTGGCGCGTCAAATCATTGATTCTGGGGCTGCCTACCAAGTCTTAGAAGACTACATTGCTGCCAGCCAGAAAGGAGTTTCCCATGATCTTGAAGCAGTTAGCCTTACATAGTAAGGAACGGGTCCTAGCCAGTCAGGCTAAGTTTCCCCTAGAAGCCGTTAAAGAGCGCGCACTCAGTCTTGCTAAGGGAGAGCTTATCTTTGAACAGGCCTTGGCCAAGGAAGGACTGAGCCTGATTGCTGAAATCAAGAAGGCTTCCCCCTCTAAAGGAGTGATTTCTCCAGACTTTCCCTACTTAGATATTGCCAAGCACTATCAAGACAATCAAGTAGACGCCATCTCGGTATTAACTGAACCCAAATGGTTTATGGGCTCTAAGGAAATCTTTCAAGAAGTCCGGCAAACAGTGGACCTTCCCCTACTCAGAAAGGACTTTACCGTCGACCCTTATCAGCTCTATGAAGCTAAAATCATGGGCGCCAATGCGGTCTTAATCATCTGTTCACTCTTAGATCAAGGGCCTAGCCAGTTAGAAAATTATTTAAGTATTTGTCATGACCTAGGCCTCAGTGCCCTGGTGGAAACCCATAACCTGGAAGAAATCGACCTGGCCTTAGCCTGTGGCGCTAAGATTATCGGGGTCAATAACCGCAACTTGAAGGACTTCTCTGTTAACTTCAACCATGCAGCCGAGCTAAGGAGTCGGATTCCAGATTCGGTTCTCTTTGTCGCAGAAAGCGGGGTATATGGTTCAGAAGATATTCAGTCCCTGAATGAAATTGGCGCGGATGCCGTCTTAGTGGGCGAAGCTTTGATGCGTCAAGACGATCCTAGCGCCCTTATCCAAGCCTTTCGAAAGGTTAGCCAAGCCTATGAAGCTTAAAATATGTGGCCTCAAGCGGCCAGTCGATATCAGCTACTGCAACCCCTTAGCCATTGATTATGTTGGTTTCATTGTTGATTATCCCAAAAGCCAACGCTCAGTTAGTCTCTCCACCCTCGAAGATTTGAGTCAGCGCGTCAACCCTAACATTCAAAAAGTCGGTGTCTTTGTTAATGAAAAGTTAGACCTTATCGCTGACCTTTTAAAACAAGGAATCATCGATATCGCCCAATTGCACGGTCAGGAAAGCCCCGCTGACATCGTCTATCTACAAAATACTACTGCTAAGCCCATCTGGAAGGCCTTTGCCATTCAGGATACTAAAGACCTCGATAGGGCTAAAGCCAGTCCCGCTGACCAGATCCTACTCGACTACAAAGAGGCTGGTAGCGGCAAGTCCTTTAACTGGAAACTCTTAAAGGATTTCGACCGCCCCTTTATCCTCGCTGGTGGCCTGAATGCAAATAATATCAAAAGTGCCATTGACCAAGTAAAGCCCGCTGCCCTTGACCTCTCGACTGGAGTAGAAAGTCAAGGCCATAAGGATCCCAATAAAATCAAAGAAATAGTAAGGATGGTAAAAGATGTCTAAAGGAAGATTTGGAGAATACGGTGGCCAATTCGTGGCAGAAACCTTAATGCCTTCTGTCATCGAATTAGAAGCAGCCTATCATAAATATAAAAATGACCCTGAATTCCAAGAAGAATTGACGGATTTATTAAATAATTACGCCGGACGCCCCAGCCTACTCTATTACGCTAAGAATATGACCGCAGATTTAGGCGGTCCAAAAATCTACCTCAAACGTGAAGACCTCAACCATACTGGAGCCCATAAAATTAATAATGTTCTCGGTCAAGTGCTCTTGGCTAAAAAGATGGGCAAAACCCGGATCATTGCGGAAACCGGAGCCGGCCAACACGGGGTTGCTACTGCAACTGCCTGCGCCTTGTTGAACTTAGACTGTGTGGTTTACATGGGCAAACACGATACCGAACGCCAAGCCCTCAATGTCTATCGGATGAAATTACTGGGCGCCCAAGTCGTTGCTGTTGATTCCGGCACTGGCACTTTAAAAGATGCGGTTAATGAAACCATGAAAGAATGGAGCCGGCGGATGGAAGACACCCACTATTGCATCGGTTCGGCCATGGGACCCCACCCCTTTCCAACCATGGTACGTGACTTCCAAAGTGTCATTTCAAGAGAAATGCGCCAAGAAATCCTTGAGCGCGAAGGGCGCTTGCCGGATGCCGTTCTTGCCTGTGTTGGTGGCGGATCCAACGCTATCGGCTCTTTTGCCGCCTTTATCGATGACCCTGAAGTACAATTATTCGGTTGCGAAGGTGCCGGTCACGGAGTGGATAGTCCAGATACCGCCGCCACCATGCAAGTGGGGCGGCCAGGGGTCTACCATGGCATGAAGACCATCATCGCCCAAGATGCGGATGGCCAGGTCAACCCTGTCTATTCCATCTCAGCAGGTCTTGACTATCCAGGAATTGGCCCTGAGCATGCCAATCTAGCTGCCAGAAAGCGGGCCCAATATGTTCCCATCACGGATGAAGAAGCGGTCCAAGCTTTTGAATACCTTAGCCGGGCGGAAGGGATTATTCCCGCCATCGAATCTGCTCACGCCGTTGCCTACGCCATCAAATTAGCTAAAACCATGCGCCCCGACCAAATTATCTGTATTACCTTGTCTGGTCGTGGTGATAAGGATTGTGCCGCCATTGCACGTTACCGGGGGGAAAAAATTTATGACTAGCATTCAATCCGTTTTCCAAAATAAAAAAGCTTTTATTCCTTATATAACCGCCGGCTATCCTGACCTCGCCAGCACCGAAAGATATATTGAAGCCATGGCCGAAGAGGGAGCCAGTTTAATTGAAATTGGTATTCCCTTCTCCGATCCTACGGCAGAGGGTCCAGTCATCCAACACGCTATTGAAACAGCCTTAGCAGCTGGTCTCCATACTGATGATGTCTTCGCTATGGTTGAGCGCCTCCAAAAGAAAATTGACACCCCCTTGGTCTTTATGACCTATGCCAATATCGTCTTTGGTTATGGCCCAAAGAAATTCATGCGCCGCTGCCAAGAAGTGGGTATTCAGGGAATTATCATCCCTGACGTGCCTTACGAAGAGAAAGGCGAGCTCCTCCCCTATAGTCAGAAACATGGAGTCGCCTTAATCTCCTTAGTCGCGCCGACTTCCCATGACCGCATCCATAAAATCGCTAAAGAAGCGGAAGGTTTCCTTTATGTTGTTTCATCACTAGGAGTAACCGGAACTCGGCAAAACATTCAAACAGACCTTGGCGCTATGATTGAAGCCATCCGTCAAGCTAACCCCGATATTCCTGCCGCCATTGGCTTTGGGGTCTCTAATCCCAGCCAAGCTAAACAAATGGCTGACCTGTCCGATGGGGTGATTATTGGGTCTGCTATCATTAAACTGATTGACCAATACCAAGACCAGGCGGAGGAGCCGATCCGTGCATTTACTCGATCCATTGTGCAAGCCATTCAATAAAACAACGGTAATACTCATTTCTCTAGCCACTTAAAAGGTGGCTTTTATTTTTATACCCGGCCTCTACTAAATTGCCATCATATATTAATTTATTAAGGGAACTAGACATCGATTCCTTTTTAAAGCCATTTTTCCCGTGCTTCATAGAGAACTTTTATATACATAGATCTTTGACTTGCTAAGTTAATCTCATAATGATATCATAAAGATATCAAATAGATAGAAGCGATCGCATTAAAGTCACGTATAGAAACTATTATTTTAAAGGAATTTGTCACTAGCCTTATAGGAAAGGAAGATTCACATGGCCAATACAGATAAGAAACTAGACACTGGTATTACTGAAACTGTTTTAACTGGTAAGAAAAACGGCATGGCGGTACTAATCGCTTATGTTATCGGTTTTATTCTCGCAGTTATCTTACTAGTTGCCGATTTATATCCCTTAATTAATGCGCTAGCTATCGCCTACCTGGCCTTAGCCTGGTTAATTCTCTTTGGTCTCAAGGTTTTAAGTCCACAGGAATCATTAGTCTTAACCCTCTTTGGTAGGTATATCGGTACCCTTAAGGGGGAAGGTTTTTACTTTGTTAATCCCTTCAGTCAAGCCATCAACCCCGCTGCCGGCACCTATCTCGGTCAAAGTGGCGATGTAAGGAAAACAGAAAAGCAGTCGGCTGATGACAAAAATGCTGTCCAATTCTCTATCGGCCCCAGCAAAAAAATTTCGCTTAAAGCCATGACTCTCAATAACAGCAAGCAAAAAATCAACGACTACTTGGGTAACCCGGTTGAAATTGGTATTGCGGTTATTTGGCGGGTAGATGACACGGCTAAGGCAGTTTTTAATGTTGATAACTATAAAGAATACCTGTCCTTACAAACCGATTCTGCCCTCCGTAACATTATTCGCCAATATCCCTATGATGTGAATCCAAAATTTGAAATTGATACCACTGGAGATGGTGAACCCGATGACGGCTCTCTCCGAGGGTCCAGTGAGATTGTTGCCCTTCGCATTAAGGAAGAGATCCAAAGTCGGGTGGACTTTGCCGGGTTAGAAATTGTCGAAGCCCGCATCACCCACCTCTCCTATGCCCCTGAAATTGCAGCGGCCATGTTACAACGCCAACAAGCTTCGGCTCTCATTGATGCCCGAGCTATGATCGTCGATGGCGCTGTGGGGATGGTGGAAATGGCCCTAGACAAGCTCGAGGCCAAGCAAGTGGTCGACCTGGATGAGGAACGCAAGGCAGCCATGGTTTCCAACCTCTTAGTTGTGCTCTGTGGCAATAGCGAAGTCTCCCCCATTGTGAACTCAGGAAGTCTTTACTAATGGCTAAGAAACAAGTCCCACTCCGCATCTCACAAAAGCTCTATGACCAATTAGCCGCTTGGGCCGAGGATGACTTCCGTTCCATCAACGGACAGATTGAGTACCTGCTGACCGAATGCGTGAAGCAACGCAAGAAAGACGGCAAATATGTTAGCGAAACCATGAATGACCGCATCGATTTGGATATTGAATAATAGAAAGCGGCACAGCCTCGTTAATTGACGCGCTGTGCCGCTTTGATTTGTTTAACTGTTTAAGAAAGGGTCGCTTGAAAAAATTCTGCTGTCTGCTGGCTAATCCGGATAGGTACCCGGTGACCCACCTCATCTAAAACCGTCCATTCCAGGTGGGCTTTAGGAAAATCGGCCTTAAATTTTTGAATATCTTCCTGGTTTAAGCTTAAGATGTCGGCATTATCAGCGCCACCATTGTAAACATAGACAGGCTGGTTTAAAAATTCTTCTGGATGGTCAGTCGGATTATTGCTGAGGATAACAGCTAACTTACTAGCGTCAATTTCATCCGGATAGCGATCACCATAGATTATTCGCAGCTGTTCTTCTAAATTAAGCCCAGCAATGTGAATGGCTAGTCCACTTAAGGATTGATAATAAGCCGTCCCGATCATGGCTGCCATAATCCCGCCCATGGAAGCGCCGTAGACAAATAAATTGTCGATGGTATATTGCTTTTGAATGGCAGACACTAAGCGGGGAAATTCCTCAAAGCTTTGGACGATAATACCTGGCATAATGCCTATGGAAGTCTCGGGAAAAGGATCGACTTGGCGGTCGCCATGGAGAGGGGCATCAGGCAAGAAGACATGAAAACCATTAGCCGCATAAATCAGCCCTTGTTTGATCAAGGCTTCCTTATTCAATTTATAGCCATGGTAACCGATCACCATGTTTTTAGACTCCTCTTCTTGTGGGTAGATTTCCACCAGTGCTATGCCCTCAAGCTGGGTAAATTTCACAGTAAAGCTGCCGTCCATGATCTCCCATTCCCTTCTATGTGTTACTATCTAAACGAATCTCTCTTAAAATTTTACCATGCCTTAATCACAAAGTTGTCTTCCCCGCTCATGCTCCTTTAATTATTGAAAAGAAGTTAAAAACT
This genomic window from Aerococcus sp. Group 1 contains:
- a CDS encoding phosphoribosylanthranilate isomerase: MKLKICGLKRPVDISYCNPLAIDYVGFIVDYPKSQRSVSLSTLEDLSQRVNPNIQKVGVFVNEKLDLIADLLKQGIIDIAQLHGQESPADIVYLQNTTAKPIWKAFAIQDTKDLDRAKASPADQILLDYKEAGSGKSFNWKLLKDFDRPFILAGGLNANNIKSAIDQVKPAALDLSTGVESQGHKDPNKIKEIVRMVKDV
- a CDS encoding TA system antitoxin ParD family protein, which codes for MAKKQVPLRISQKLYDQLAAWAEDDFRSINGQIEYLLTECVKQRKKDGKYVSETMNDRIDLDIE
- the trpD gene encoding anthranilate phosphoribosyltransferase translates to MKTAIEQLIKHQDLSYQESYQAMKAMMSGQVSQAQMAAYLTALAIKGASDQEIAGAAAAMRDQAKALETDRDTLEIVGTGGDQSYSFNISTTASLIIAAAGVPVTKHGNRSASSKSGAADCIEALGINLYQDPDLANQLLDQVGICFLFAQNYHLSMKNVSGVRKDLGIKTVFNILGPITNPAKPKYQVLGVYQEDLIQPMAKVIKNLGVERGLVVYGQDGMDEISISAPTSALFFDGDYEESFIIKPEDYGFPKYQKAEIVGGSPAENAQITIDILTGKEQGAKRDITLLNAAAGLYAARRVDSLRAGIDLARQIIDSGAAYQVLEDYIAASQKGVSHDLEAVSLT
- a CDS encoding SPFH domain-containing protein; this translates as MTETVLTGKKNGMAVLIAYVIGFILAVILLVADLYPLINALAIAYLALAWLILFGLKVLSPQESLVLTLFGRYIGTLKGEGFYFVNPFSQAINPAAGTYLGQSGDVRKTEKQSADDKNAVQFSIGPSKKISLKAMTLNNSKQKINDYLGNPVEIGIAVIWRVDDTAKAVFNVDNYKEYLSLQTDSALRNIIRQYPYDVNPKFEIDTTGDGEPDDGSLRGSSEIVALRIKEEIQSRVDFAGLEIVEARITHLSYAPEIAAAMLQRQQASALIDARAMIVDGAVGMVEMALDKLEAKQVVDLDEERKAAMVSNLLVVLCGNSEVSPIVNSGSLY
- the trpB gene encoding tryptophan synthase subunit beta → MSKGRFGEYGGQFVAETLMPSVIELEAAYHKYKNDPEFQEELTDLLNNYAGRPSLLYYAKNMTADLGGPKIYLKREDLNHTGAHKINNVLGQVLLAKKMGKTRIIAETGAGQHGVATATACALLNLDCVVYMGKHDTERQALNVYRMKLLGAQVVAVDSGTGTLKDAVNETMKEWSRRMEDTHYCIGSAMGPHPFPTMVRDFQSVISREMRQEILEREGRLPDAVLACVGGGSNAIGSFAAFIDDPEVQLFGCEGAGHGVDSPDTAATMQVGRPGVYHGMKTIIAQDADGQVNPVYSISAGLDYPGIGPEHANLAARKRAQYVPITDEEAVQAFEYLSRAEGIIPAIESAHAVAYAIKLAKTMRPDQIICITLSGRGDKDCAAIARYRGEKIYD
- the trpA gene encoding tryptophan synthase subunit alpha; the encoded protein is MTSIQSVFQNKKAFIPYITAGYPDLASTERYIEAMAEEGASLIEIGIPFSDPTAEGPVIQHAIETALAAGLHTDDVFAMVERLQKKIDTPLVFMTYANIVFGYGPKKFMRRCQEVGIQGIIIPDVPYEEKGELLPYSQKHGVALISLVAPTSHDRIHKIAKEAEGFLYVVSSLGVTGTRQNIQTDLGAMIEAIRQANPDIPAAIGFGVSNPSQAKQMADLSDGVIIGSAIIKLIDQYQDQAEEPIRAFTRSIVQAIQ
- the trpC gene encoding indole-3-glycerol phosphate synthase TrpC, translated to MILKQLALHSKERVLASQAKFPLEAVKERALSLAKGELIFEQALAKEGLSLIAEIKKASPSKGVISPDFPYLDIAKHYQDNQVDAISVLTEPKWFMGSKEIFQEVRQTVDLPLLRKDFTVDPYQLYEAKIMGANAVLIICSLLDQGPSQLENYLSICHDLGLSALVETHNLEEIDLALACGAKIIGVNNRNLKDFSVNFNHAAELRSRIPDSVLFVAESGVYGSEDIQSLNEIGADAVLVGEALMRQDDPSALIQAFRKVSQAYEA
- a CDS encoding serine aminopeptidase domain-containing protein — its product is MDGSFTVKFTQLEGIALVEIYPQEEESKNMVIGYHGYKLNKEALIKQGLIYAANGFHVFLPDAPLHGDRQVDPFPETSIGIMPGIIVQSFEEFPRLVSAIQKQYTIDNLFVYGASMGGIMAAMIGTAYYQSLSGLAIHIAGLNLEEQLRIIYGDRYPDEIDASKLAVILSNNPTDHPEEFLNQPVYVYNGGADNADILSLNQEDIQKFKADFPKAHLEWTVLDEVGHRVPIRISQQTAEFFQATLS